Within the bacterium genome, the region TTGGCGCGACGCCAGCCCGGTGAACCGAACCGTGAGACGATCGCAGGCGTGGATGTCATCAAAACCATGGGTCTGAAAAAGAAGTGTACTTCTTTTATCGAATACATTATCGACTACGTCATATTCTTTTTAATGATCTTCATGCACTTATTACTGCATCCGTTGCGCTACCAGGCGATTCATATTAACAACATGCCTGATTTTCTTGTGTTCGCAACCTGGCTGCCGCGTTTGCTAGGCGTCCCGGTAATTCTTGATGTACACGATTTGATGCCTGAACTCTATGGGGAGAAGTTTTCTTCCGGAGAAAATCACTGGGTCGTCAGAGCACTCAAAAGGCAGGAACGGTGGGCCGGAAAATTCGCCTCAGCCGTGCTGACTGTTGAGGATCGCTTGAAGGATATTCTGTCGGAGCGAGGTATTCCGCGTGAAAAAATCCACGTCCTGATGAATCTACCCGATGACCACATTTTTGCAAGACGCGACCTATTACCCCCTAAGCCTCAAGATGCGCCGTTTGTGATGGTTTACCATGGCACTCTCGCACGCCGACTCGGACTGGATGTCGCAATAGAGGCCGTATCCATAGCCAGACGCACGGTGCCTCGCCTGGAGCTTCGCATTATCGGAGCCGGTGAAGAACGAAGCCGATTGATGGCATTACGCGACCAGCTTGATTTGCAGGATTTGGTTACGTTCAGCGAAGGCTTCGTTCCGGTAGAGAATATTCCCGCGATGATCCATGATGCGGATGTCGGGCTTATTCCATTACGGATCAGCAGCGGCACAGACATCATGCTGCCCACCAAGTTGCTCGAATACGTGACCATGGGGATCCCTTGCATCGTACCTAAAACGGGTACGATTTGTCGGTATTTTGATGAACAAATGGTACAGTTCTTCGATGCAGAAAACGCCGGTTCCCTCGCCGAAGCCATCATTACGCTTTATCAAAACCCCGGCAAACGGACCGCCCTGTCAGACAATGCGACAGAACGGTTCGCAAATGTTTACAACTGGAGTGCGCACAAGAAAGTGTATACCAATCTTGTGGAACGCCTCATTGGGCAATAGCTTCTGCCAGCCGCCCATTCTCCATAAAGACAGTCCCGTGGCGAGTGCGTTCTGCACAGGAAGATCGCCCAATCCCGAAGTAAAGCAGTCCGGCCGCTTCGGCCTCATCCTGGTTCCAGAAATTGCGGCCGTCAAGTACGACTTCCACACCGGCCTTTCGCCACG harbors:
- a CDS encoding glycosyltransferase family 4 protein, with the protein product MAFIFMAAYTNYRRDPRVKREAEALVESGHRVVFLARRQPGEPNRETIAGVDVIKTMGLKKKCTSFIEYIIDYVIFFLMIFMHLLLHPLRYQAIHINNMPDFLVFATWLPRLLGVPVILDVHDLMPELYGEKFSSGENHWVVRALKRQERWAGKFASAVLTVEDRLKDILSERGIPREKIHVLMNLPDDHIFARRDLLPPKPQDAPFVMVYHGTLARRLGLDVAIEAVSIARRTVPRLELRIIGAGEERSRLMALRDQLDLQDLVTFSEGFVPVENIPAMIHDADVGLIPLRISSGTDIMLPTKLLEYVTMGIPCIVPKTGTICRYFDEQMVQFFDAENAGSLAEAIITLYQNPGKRTALSDNATERFANVYNWSAHKKVYTNLVERLIGQ